The genomic DNA acctttaatcccagcactcgggaggcagaggcaggcggatctacaagagctagttccaggacaggttccaaagctacagagaaaccctgtctcagaaaaccaaaatatatgtatataattctaTATATTTACAGCCAAACAGCAGGGACATTGGAGCTCTCAGAGCCATCCAgcactcttttctctctctgtgtgtaaatgtatgctTGAATTAACCCTCACTGTAGAAGGCAACTGGGTTGGTGAGGTTGGCTAATAGCAGAAGAGGTGCTGTATGCAAGTCtcatctgcttcagttcctgcatccCACGATGTGGCAGGAAAGAACTGACTGAAGAGTTCTCAGACCACACCCCTGCGCTCCTGCGTGCATTCAGAAAGAGAAGACCACAGACAGCGGCCACTGCCCAGGGTCAACTGTCATCTGCTCCTTTGACTATTTTTATGATATAAGTGGTTTGcccacatgtgtatatatgtgcactctgtgtgtgcttgatgcctacagaggccagaagaaggtgtggagccttcagaactagagttacagacagctgatGTGTGGGTGCCCAGaacaacccaggtcctctgggcgAGAAGCTGTGTCATTTCTCCAGGTCCATAGCTTTTGGGTTTTGCCATCTTTTTTAGTAGCCTTTACAGTCTCCTCTCCTTGAGGACAGAATTTTAGGGGAAAGAGATGCCCTGTGCACATGAGAAAGAAGCACAGTAGTTCACCATACTCTGCTTGGCTGTGGAGTATGATGCAGTCTCGCGTGCTTGACTGAGTTCTGATTCACACCCTcttctcagctcccagcacccgggaggcaggggcaggcggatctctgtgaatttgaggccagcctgctctacaaagcaagttccaggacaggctccaaagcgacacagagaaaccctgtctcacaaacaaacaaaaaaggaaacaaaacataaGCAAATAACGGAAATGGGCTTAGAATTGAAAGGTTCTTGGAACATTAGGGGAAAGGGTATGGAGAAGTCACCGTCAGACATGGGAACTCACATGAGCGCATGTGGAGAGCAGAAGCCCCTTTCCTGCTGCAGTTATAGCACATGGTTAGCACGGCAAAACCCTGGGTTCTCTGGTACTTGGAGTGGGGTAAGGTGCTGCAGTGTTGGGTAGAAAATACGCCTTCCGGATTAGCCAGTGCCAGTGGCGACCTGCTCAGTGTAAACACTCAGAGGAGCAGCtatgggggatgggaggaggcagggtcCAGCCCTGCCCAGACCTCCTGGTTCCAATTTCTGCCTGTCAGCTGTGCTCTCAGCTGTCCACTGTCCTCCAGCCCTGTCATTTCAGCTCGGCCACCACGGTGAGAGGCTAGGAGGCCTACCAATATTGGCTGTGAGTCCAGAAGGTGCTGGGGGCTTAGCCCTGGCGGAAGAGGACTAGCGCTCCCCCAGCACCACCATCAAGATCTTAGGGACCCTCTTTCCACACTGACCTGACTTAGGGAGTGTAAAGTAAGTCGTCTCTTCATCTTTTTGTTCCCTGAGTCTGTTCGGCTTCCCCCTTGCTCTTGTAACCTGTGAGTAGTTTGAATTTTCAAAGTGTAATTGTTCTACTTCAAGATGAGTCAAGATTGGAGAAGGGGTAGGGTGTGGTGGGGTCCAGAGGATGGAGCAGTAAGGGAAGGAAAGGCTCATATTACTCTGAAAACCAAAATAGCAGAGACCCGAGGCAGCCAGGACAGAACTAGGCACCAGGCCCCCAAGGCTCCgagaggcagggagagcataTCTCCGGACACACCTTCAGACGTATTGGAGCAAGGATGCAGCTCAAACCTCCTGAAGCCAGGAGAAGGTGTGTATTGCATCAACCACAAGTGTGtgtaggacagtggttctcaacatatAAGCGGTCACATGCCCGATCTCCTGCATCTCAGGCATTACGATTTATAactagcaagattacagttatgaagtgcaGTGAAATGATTCTATGGTTGGGGTATTAAAGTGTCGCAGCActgggaagattgagaaccactgctgtagggGAGCTCCGAAGCCAACAGCCTTGAGCGGCGTATTGGATTTGTGGACTGGGGCTGCTCCTTGCCATGGGAAGGTAGGTGTCAGTCTAAGGACCTGGAACTACGTGGGAAGTCTTCTGCCTCTGGACATTTTTTTCAGGACCTCCATAGGATCTGTTCACAAGTTCTACCAAAAGCTCCCCTTGGGTCTGCCCCACTGTGCACAGCAGGAATACAGGAATAGAACAGGCAGGGTTAGATCTCATAGTGGGCTCCAACCTCTTGCAGGATGACAGAAAAGGAGGTACTGGAGTCCCCTAAGCCCCCCTTCCCAGCAGAAACTCCACAAAGTGGGGTGAGTCTGGACCGCTGATCCCTGGGGACAGGGGTGTTGGAGGGGCCGGGAAGCCTTGGCAggtaaagaaaactgcttgagTAGAACCCGCTTGCGTTTGGCTCCTTTGTTGTTGGGCTAGCCAACACTGCAGCCCCAATCCACTAATCCAGGGACACTGCTGAGAAAGTGACCGTCATTTAACATTGAGTTTCCTTCACCCCCTCCCTCAGCTACAACGACTGAAGCAGATATTCAAGAAGGGCTCTCCAGAGACAACTGAGATGGAGCCTCCCCCAGAGCCCCAGGCCAATGGAGAGGCAGTGGGAGCTGGGGGCGGGCCCATCTACTATATctatgaggaagaagaggaagaggaggaggaggaggaaccacCCCCAGAACCTCCTAAGCTTGTCAATGACAAGCCCCACAAATTCAAAGATCACTTCTTCAAGAAACCCAAGTTCTGTGATGTCTGCGCCCGGATGATTGTGCGTGAGtcttgaagggaaacagagacagtAAGAAAGAAGGCTTAGGGGTGGGAGAGGACTTACAGAAGCTGTGTGTGTAACGGACACACTGTGGCAGGATTCACGCCAGGAAAATAGTGAGATTGATAGTGTAgggtgtcagaagagggcaggctGTGCAACGGTGAAGTAGCTGAGTAGCCACAGGGTTCCACAGGAAAAGGGGAATCCAGAACCTTACTCAAATGTTCTCCCCCCACCCAAGTCAATAACAAATTTGGGCTCCGCTGTAAGAACTGCAAAACCAACATCCATGAACATTGCCAGTCCTACGTGGAGATGCAGAGATGCTTCGGCAAGATCGTGAGTAACAAGGTGCTGGGGAGCAAGAAACGTAGAAGAGGCACAGACCACCAACTACTTGGTGACCCCTAAAGCCATCCCACACATTTCCCTGCTTCCCCTTCTCTGCCCAGCTCTGAGCACTAGCGAGGGAGGGGATTCTGGACCCTACCTTGCTACTCCTAATGCTTTCCCCATCCCATCCTACAGCCACCTGGTTTCCATCGCGCCTATAGCTCCCCACTCTACAGCAACCAACAGTACGCTTGTGTCAAAGATCTCTGTAAGTGCGCATATACGACCTGAGGGAGTGGGCAAGTCAGACTGTTTCACACCTCCTCGGAAAGTAAATTCTGAAATAGAATCATTCTGTTTCCATAGTTCTCCCTCAGTctaggtttggttttggttttggtttggtttggttttggttttttgagacagggtttctctgggtagctttggagcctgtcctggaactagctcttgtagactaggctggcctcgaactcacagagatccacctacctctgcctcctaagtgctgggattaaaggcgtgcgccaccactgcccagcccagtcTAGTATTTTTACAGCCATTTTTGGATGTACCGACTGGTCTTGATGCATAGTTGAGTGAGCAAGGACCTGAGTGAGCAAGGACTGCAAATGGCCAGAGGTAGAGAGAAGAAACCGTGGTCTGTTCCCTTCAAACCGTTCCTAAGCAAGAACAAGGATGCTAGCCTGTTTGCACCCTGCTACAGAGCGATGCCATACTCGGGGCCAGCCCATGAGCTATGGATACCCCCGGACAAGTTTCTAGTTTGGCAACCCTTAAAAGTAtgtctgccaggcggtggtggtgcacgcctttaatcccagcacttgggaggcagaggcaggtagatctctgtgagttcgaggccagcctggtctacagagctagttccaggacaggctccaaagctacagagaaaccctgtctcaaaaaaaaaaagtataaagtaTATTCCATAtgtagccagggctgcatagtgagaccctcttgaaaaagagaacaTATGTATTCGCTGAAAAAAACTGCTGAGATGTATTTGCTGGAGAAACTAAACTCCATAAAAGATATGGGTTCAAAAAGAATGTGCTGGTGGCAACACGCAGGCCTGAACAAAAGCCAGCAGTATAATAATACTCTCCTGGAAGGAGGCCCATCACAAGGCGTTCCCAGAGTGTTTTAGAACCCTTTATAGATTGGTGACCCAGGCATTACGCAGCTGGcccttccctgttctctccaTCTCCAACCCCCAACAAGTCCCTGTGAGTACCCACCGACTCCCAGATGCCCCTTTGAGAgatctctccccagccctcctctgcctttccaatgatgcattctctctcctcccactccaccaGCTGCTGCCAATCGCAATGACCCCGTGTTTGAAACCCTGCGCATCGGGGTGATCATGGCAAACAAGGAACGGAAGAAGGGACAGgcagataagaaaaatgtgagcACCCCATGTCCTCACAGAAGCCCGTTGTGGAAGCTCCACGGGACAGATCCTTTCCCCCTTGGGAAAACTGATAGAAGTTATGGGTCCTCTGCCCCAAATGATGCagaataaccaaacagaaacattCCTGTGTGaaattgtagattttttttttttggtgctttaTATAcctcaccaggaaaaaaaaatcatgccacAGGGCTGAGAATATAGTTctgtggtagagcgcttgcctagtatGTATGCCTAGTAGTAGGCACCCTGGTTCAATACCCAATATTGAAAAGCAAACTCCTCCAGACATAGAGCATGCTTCCCCAATTCCCTTCTAAAACTGATGACTAAGTACCACAGAAGGCTAAGTCCCTGGCCTGGCACTGCGGGTAACAGAGGCAAGATCTGTGCATTTTGCATCTGAAAAAGAGAATTTGTCATCCCAAGTACCTAAGGAATTCTAGAGCCAGCAGGTGTCTGTGAAGATCATCTGCTGTGACCTGTTCATCTTGTGGATGAGACAGGCATGAAAGTTACACTGGGCAAGGGCAGCCTCCTTGTCTTTCACAACAGAGTTGGTAATGCCAGAAATGTGCTTGCCTGAGCAAGCGATGAGTTTCTCTCTGGACAATTACAAACTAATATAGATAATATAGGTGTTAGTTAAAGCAATCCCAGTTCTGgggtctctgtgggtaccagacgcgcacatggcacacagacatatatgcagccggagtactcatacacataaaaaaacaataaataaaatcttagagaGCATCGAGTGCTCTTTACCTCCCCGTATTTACCCAGACCCCGTCTCCAGGAGCCTAGACCAGCATCAGAGTCTCcttgtagctaaggatgatctcgaacattgatcctcctgccttcacttcccaggTACTGGCATTACAGATAGAGACCATCAAACCTGCTCTGTGTGATGGTAGGAGCACAACCAGGGCTTcctgcctgctaggcaagcagtccACCAGGGAAACTATCTCTAACACATGTTCTGTCCCATTCTGCTTTAGGTGTCTTGCTATGTGCATAGCACAGGCTTCCTGTAACTTGCATTATAGCCCAGCCTGTCCTTGAAGTCACAATCCTCCTACTTTAGCATCCTGGTGCTGGAACTGGAGGCATGCACAGCCTTGTCTGGCTTTCACAATGTGAAAGtccagcctggtggtggtggtatataccttaaatcccagcactcaaaggaaggcagaggcctttgtgagtctgaggctagcctggtctacaaagtgagttccaggacagccagggctgttacacatagaaactctgtcttgaaaatgttaatattaataataataatttgaaagtTTCTAAgagaaaatttacttttcttgtggtaataaataaataaataaatcttataggAAACAAAACTAGAGATCTGATTTCAAAGTGGTTGATATAAAACTTGAGTACAGATAACAAATTTCAGTCAATTGAACTATGAGTTACGAagctgtttcagaaaaaaaaaaaatccatattcttAGGTTCTGTTCTCAAAGGGGAACTATGAAAACTGTTGCCAGACAGGTAaagtggtgcatgtctgtaatcctagtgtgtgggagttggaggccaagagatcaggaattcaaggtcaccgGCTACACAGGGAGCGTGAGGACAGCTGGACTGCAGGGACTCTGCCTCACAACAAAACAACAGGGAAACAGGAGACTGCTGTGCCCCGGACTCCATGTCTTACACACTGCAGTGTTTTAATCAGACAGTATAACCAAGGGCCTGAAATCTGGATCACGGTGATTGGCTAAGAATCAGTGGGGAGGAAAAGCCAGGAAGATATGTCTGCTGTCCTTAGATAGTTAAAGGGAATCTGTTTCACATTTAAAGCCCAAGAAGGCAACTTGAGACAAATAACTAAAAGATAACAGCGAAGCTGATATGAGCTTAATAAAAGgggttgaaaaagaaaatcaacagggTTGTGCTGTAAGGGGGTGAACTGCCTGGCATTAGCTGTGTTCAGGCATAGTGCAGGGGACAGACCTGCCAGCATGCTTCAGAAGGAATTCCTGCATCAGGCAGGTTCTTAGACTACTGTTTTCTCCAAGTATTCTCCCAGCGCTTAGATACTGTTGTTCTGTAACTCTCTGGCCTGCCTAGAGAGGTTCCCAAGACAGTACCTCTCTAATGCTGGTGTCCCCTACAGCCTCTAGCAGCCATGATGGAGGAGGAGCCAGAGTCAGccaggccagaggaaggcaaGTCCCAGGATGGTGAGTACCAGCCCTATCCACTCCCAGAGACGGCATGGAGTCAGTGTAGGCAGGGCTTTATGTGCTGTATAGCAGGTGGAGAGGGAAAGACTGGGCCCAGGGTGGACAAGTCCTCCAGCAAACAGGGAGGGGGTGATGGATGCCCTCACGGAGGCAGAAGCCATTTCTCCCTATTTCCCACCCAAGGAAACAATGCAGAAAGGGACAAGAAGGCTGAGAAGAAAACACCGGATGACAAAGTGAGTCCCGTCTACCTGTAGAATCCGGGTCCTCCTCCCAGACATCACTCCCAGATGTTCCCGCCACCCTCCACCCACTCTCCACGCTGAGACAGACACCCAAAGACCAATAAAGTGAAGGAGGTGTCGAGCTCATGGCCCATCTTCCGCCCCCCCCCCCNNNNNNNNNNNNNNNNNNNNNNNNNNNNNNNNNNNNNNNNNNNNNNNNNNNNNNNNNNNNNNNNNNNNNNNNNNNNNNNNNNNNNNNNNNNNNNNNNNNNcgtgatgatttatattaagctgctggctccacgcacaagacacaggtcacaagccccccccccccccccagcacaagCAGCCCGGCTTCCAGCAGTCTCATTACTTTGTGGCTCTCTATCGGTTCAAAGCCTTGGAGAAAGATGATCTGGATTTCCCGTGAGAAGCATTCAAGGGAGGCGGGAGTGTGGGGAGCACGGAGGAGGAAGAGGTCGCTCTGGGAATGGCAAAGGGCGGGTGCCTTGGGCCGCAGTTTTGGAGCTGCGCCTGCAGCACAGCCAGGAACTGGTGTGTAATGTCAATCACAGAGAACTCTCTTTCCTGTCCCAGGCCAGGGGAGAAGATCACAGTTATTGACGACTCTAACGAGGAGTGGTGGCGGGTAAGACGAATGGCTAGAGCTGAGGTGGGCTAAGGGTAGGCTCCTGAACCTGAGATCCTTAGCCTACCGACTCCCTTCTCTAGGGGAAAATCGGAGAGAAGGTCGGATTCTTCCCGCCAAACTTCATCATTCGGGTCCGGGCTGGAGAACGCGTGCACCGCGTAACCAGATCCTTTGTGGGGAACCGCGAGATTGGGCAGATCACTCTGAAGAAAGACCAGGTAGCTCGGGTACCCTAACCTAATCCCAGGCCTGATCCCACCGCCGCCATCCACACACCTGGGAGGTGCTAACCCTTTCGGGTAAACGCCCCGCTCTCGTCCTCTGTCCTAAATTTAGCTCCTGCTCCCCAACCCTCTCACTCCCTAGATTGTAGTGCAGAAAGGAGACGAAGTTGGCGGCTACGTCAAGGTCTACACCGGCCGCAAGGTGGGGCTGTTCCCCGCTGACTTTCTGGAGGAGATTTAGGTGAACTGGTGCCTGCTGGCGGGAGACACCTAGGCCTGGCTCTGGGCGGGGCCCAGTGCgggctgggaggggagaggcaactGGACTACTGAATGAGGAGGGGTGGAAAGGCACACGAGCATGACGACGTTTCTGGGGAGGGTCTGTCTCCCACTTCTCCCCCTGCCTAGGGCTTCGGATACCCGGTGCACTGGATAGCCGGCACCAATAAGACCCACACTTCAGCCCACCCAACCTTCAAGAGCTGGGGGGCGGGGTGCGTATCCATAAAGAGGCGCCAAGGGGCTGAACTGCCAATGTTGTGAATTTATTAAAGTTTTGACAGAAGTTAGAgaagtttgtctttttttctttttctttcttttcttttttcttttggtttttcgagacaggatttacttggtagctttggagcctttcttgggaactagctcttatagaccaggctgacctctaactcagagatccgtctgcctctgcctccccagtgctgggattaaaggagtgtctTTTTAACTGCGGATGAAGAGAAGGCgtgtggagggaggaagaatgTTCCCCGGCTGCCCCACTTCATATTGTCAGGTTATAGAAACCCATGGCCGGTGGGAGTCAGAAAACTTACACTCGCTAGTCTAAGCTTCTGCTGGAAGAAAAGAGCCGGTCTGGAAAGCCACCCCAGGGCCCCTGTGGCCGGGAGAATTGCCTGGTGCGGCTAGATATCTCCGCTAGGTCTTGGCCATTTAGCCCTTGCATTTCAGAACCTGGCTCAGAGCCCAGCTTGGCCGCCAGGGGgcgatgtaagctctcagttggagagagggatggggaggggcgTGGGGGGTGGCTAAGGGGAAAGAACCAGAGACACCAAGCCTGAGACCCTGGgcctgggagggggtggggtgcgTGCCGTCTCCATGGCAACACTTCCTCTAGTCCTCCGGGAACGGAGCTAGCGAGGCCGGGGGGCCTCACCCCTCCTGCGCGGTCCCTGCCCCAGCCCTTTTCCGACAGGTACGGAGTGAGAGGAGGCCTGGCAGACAGCTAACGGGTTCTAGCGGAGACCCCCCCTGTGGTGCGCCGTATGCAAATGTTATTATTTGCATATGCAAATATGCAAATGTGCCGGCCCTGGTCAGGGCGGCAGGTGGCGAGGAGTGGGAAGGTGTGCagaagggagcagaaggagatgAGGAGTTTGGGGACCTAGGAGCCGACCATTGAGAAGCAGCTTGGGGTGGTCGCTGGAGTCGGGCAGGCAGAGGGTCTTGGGTTTGAGAGCGGGTGGGGGAGGGTCGGCCTGGCCAGCCAGAAGCTCCTCTTCTAGTCTATGGGTTGTCTGCCAGGACTAAGGTTGGCACCGCCTAGCAAGGTTGGCAGCGGGAGCCCGGGcaccatctgctgctggaggaggggggagggcagaggctcAGCTGGGTTGGGAAGAGGAGGGCCACGGGACGGGCACCCCCTCCCCTTCCGTACAGAAAGATGAGGTGTACTAGGGGTAAGGAAGCACACAAAACTTGCTGCAAAACCGGATTCAGTTTCTTGTTCCCTGTGCCCTTGACTGTCACTTCCAAAAGCCGGGTGGTGTGAAGGCCAGGGCTTTAGAGGGACACTGGACAGTCCCTTTAtacaaggaaggggaagaaggacgAGGATGCCGATTGCCTGTATTCATCAAACGGTCTGAGGGACTCAAAAACTGAGCCCCTCGGGCTTTCAAGAGCCCCCCAAAAATACTGAAGCAAAACCAATTTACTGGCTCATTGGGCGGCAGTGTTGGTGTAGGGGTGTCGAGGAGCAGGAAGAGCGGCTGTTCTCTCTCCCTATACTCACAGGGTGCCCCCCTTCTCCCTCGCCTTACCGAGCCAGCAGCTGTCCCTAATTAGAGCGGCGGTTTAATTGGATTTATCAGCAGTTAATAGGAAATTAAGCAAAGGGCCCGAGAGAAGGGGGGGCGGGAGGAGCAGGGAGACAGGCTGTGCCTATCTGGAAGGAGGGGTGCTGGGGTCCCAGGGGTGGAGAATCGTGTCTTGATTGAACCGGGTGATCATACCCTTCTGCTCAGTACTCAGCCAGTTGAATTGAGTCCTGGCCAGTCCCAGAAGAGGGCAGGAGGTATGACAGGGACACTGTTTGGCCCCCAGTGCCTCCCACTCCCACCAGCCAGCTGCCTGGGTGATGGATGGTTCTGCCACACACTGCAAAGGTCATAAGTCTGGGCCAAGGAGCAGACTGCATTgaaaacagaggagaggaaaggccAGGGTATTTCAGGGTCCAGGACACAATGCACACCCACCCCTCTCCAGGTTCTaactggagatttaaaaaaaaaattaaaagttaattggGCAGCGTGCCTGGAGGTGAGATACCGAACCCTCACCTCAGCTCAGTTGGGGCTCCTAGGGATCTTCTAGGGCTGtcctttctgtcccaccagccatcGCTCTGCCTCTCGCATGCTTAAGTTGGGGCTGTCAGGGCTTTCCAGAGTAGTTACAGCAGGGACAGCCGGAGGTCTGTACCTGAGGGCCTGGGAAGGAAGCTTGCGGGGCGACGGctggaggctggggtggaggtgggggcgaTCGGCCTCTGAGTCCACAGCCCCAGGCGCTCCTGTCACCACTTCCTCATTACATCGCTAGGCTAATGTGGGCTAACAAGCCTGCCCCAGCGACCCCTCTCACACACTCAGCCCAGCAGGGCACAAACAGCAGCCCCTGCCTTTGCTTAGGTGCAGCCCCGTTGAAGGCACGTGGAGGGGTCTCTTTCTCAGTGCTTCCTAGTGTATGGCATACGCACGTCTGGGGATGTGATGTGTGTCTATATTCCAGCCCCAGATACGTGTGCTCCTGTATATGTTCCAATTTTGTCAGTGCCTGTGTGTCTATACTGCCCGGGTTGTCTACCCCCGCCTCCTCGTTTCTATGATTTCTGTCTGTAAGTCCCAGGGTGGCTAGGTGTGTTGAGCATTCTTTTCAAACGTGCTTTGACATGTCGACGTGTCTGTGCGCTCTTTGAGTCTGGATGTGCCCTGGTGTGCAGGCGTCGGTGCCTCCAGGAtcgtgtatgtgtgcttgtgtgtgtgtgtgtgtgtgtgtgtgtgtgcgcgtgtgtgcgtgcccGCGCGCGAGCTGCTCTGGCGTCTCT from Microtus ochrogaster isolate Prairie Vole_2 chromosome 24, MicOch1.0, whole genome shotgun sequence includes the following:
- the Stac3 gene encoding SH3 and cysteine-rich domain-containing protein 3 isoform X1, which translates into the protein MTEKEVLESPKPPFPAETPQSGLQRLKQIFKKGSPETTEMEPPPEPQANGEAVGAGGGPIYYIYEEEEEEEEEEEPPPEPPKLVNDKPHKFKDHFFKKPKFCDVCARMIVLNNKFGLRCKNCKTNIHEHCQSYVEMQRCFGKIPPGFHRAYSSPLYSNQQYACVKDLSAANRNDPVFETLRIGVIMANKERKKGQADKKNPLAAMMEEEPESARPEEGKSQDGNNAERDKKAEKKTPDDKHKQPGFQQSHYFVALYRFKALEKDDLDFPPGEKITVIDDSNEEWWRGKIGEKVGFFPPNFIIRVRAGERVHRVTRSFVGNREIGQITLKKDQIVVQKGDEVGGYVKVYTGRKVGLFPADFLEEI
- the Stac3 gene encoding SH3 and cysteine-rich domain-containing protein 3 isoform X2; amino-acid sequence: MTEKEVLESPKPPFPAETPQSGLQRLKQIFKKGSPETTEMEPPPEPQANGEAVGAGGGPIYYIYEEEEEEEEEEEPPPEPPKLVNDKPHKFKDHFFKKPKFCDVCARMIVLNNKFGLRCKNCKTNIHEHCQSYVEMQRCFGKIPPGFHRAYSSPLYSNQQYASAANRNDPVFETLRIGVIMANKERKKGQADKKNPLAAMMEEEPESARPEEGKSQDGNNAERDKKAEKKTPDDKHKQPGFQQSHYFVALYRFKALEKDDLDFPPGEKITVIDDSNEEWWRGKIGEKVGFFPPNFIIRVRAGERVHRVTRSFVGNREIGQITLKKDQIVVQKGDEVGGYVKVYTGRKVGLFPADFLEEI